In the Triticum aestivum cultivar Chinese Spring chromosome 2B, IWGSC CS RefSeq v2.1, whole genome shotgun sequence genome, CGTGGCGCGCAAGTGTTTCTTCTCCCCACGCACGCGGTTCCGACTCCTCCCCGGGTCCTGGCCTGAACATGAAACGGATCATTCCATGCAGCGGTGCGGAGCTATAAGTCAATTCACTGCGATCGATTCTGAAGCGTCCTCAAGCCTGACCTCCTTCCCCCTCAAGCCCTAGACGAGCTCTGGTGGCTTCGCGTCTTCCTCTGTGCCCGCGCGACTCCAGCGGCGTCGCCTCGTCCTTCTGCCACGCGCCGGCACTGTCGTGCGCGGATCGCGTCCGCTTCGACTCTTGATGCCAGTGGAGGCGGCCATGGACGGCAAGCGGCTACGCCTCCATGATGCGGGGGCGGGGCATCCAGTGTCGCCGCCCAGCAAGCGTCGCCGCGACGGTGGTGACCACGACTCCCGCGCAAGCAAGAAGCAGGCGGACGGGCGCGCCTCTTCCGCCGCTTCTGCCGTCGCGCAACTTTCCTGCGCCAGGATCAGGCCGTACGCGCGTGCGCCGCGCCCCAAGGAGGAGCAGACCCAGATCAGCGCCGGCAACGACGCCCACGTCGTGATTACGAAGCAGCAGGAGTCCGGCGAGCGGGTACAAGCGATCGCACCGGCAAGCATCCCGCAGCTAGCTCACCCGGTGCCGCCGTCGAAACCAAAGGACCCCTTTGAAGCGGACAATGCCTTCCGCGCGGCCATTGCGGCGGCTCGCCAAGTCCTAGTCCGGCGGCAGCGGGAGGAGGCTCGCCGAGAGAGGGACAAGATGGTGCAGACCGTCTACTTCAACGACGCTTCCATGACTCTAGAGAATGTGCTCAAGGCCCAAGCCCTGATCGGTTCATGCTGAGATTTTTCTAGTTCTTGCTAGAGCTTTAGGTGCTCAAACCCATGATCATCATAGCTCCCTGATCATGGATGTCATGGCCGGGAATTCTGTAATAGGATCTTGAATCAGTGGCATTTTTGTTGGGAGGCAATGGATCCATTAAGCATTTCTGGCTTATGGCCAACCTCGATGTGAGCTGTAACCATCATATACAACTACAAATCAATAGAGTTGTGAATTCCTCCGCTGTCTTAAAAACAGAGGCATTCTTGTCTTTGTTAAAAACAGAGGCATTCTATAGAAAATAAGACTAATAACGTCAGATGTATACTTGCCTATTTTGAACTCCAATATTGTAATTCCAAAAGAGTACATGCTTTGTGCATTGTCGATATTGACATTACTTGGCATAAGTCTCTTGAAAAGTGTTCTCAGTTTGACCTAAAGCAAAAAAAAATTGACCTAAAGCTGAAAGCCTAAACCCTAGTGAGTGGAACAGTCATTAGAACTTCGGCAAATTTGGTCAGCACCGAATGCAGTACCAAAAGTCCAAAACCATGAGGAAAACATGAAAACAGCATGCTACCGAAACATGTAAACTGCATGAGAACCCAATCTATTCTCATGTTAGAAATAATCATGATACGGTTTGCATTTTGGGTTCTTGTCATGTCTACTCATGCACGAGCAAGTTTGTGTTGACTTGAACCGGATTAGGTGTAGTAGACATGCAAGTATGCAACGTGTACAAAAATATAGTTGGCTTGCACGCCATGTTGTATTCAGCTTCTGCTCAGTTGAGTCCAGGTCCGTTTGCCAGGTGTGAGTTCGTGTACAAATATAGTACTACACACGAGGCACTGGTAGTAAATTTACAGGTGAAACCCAACATCTGACATAGCGAATTTTTTTACAGCAACAAATACCTGAAACTGTAAAATGTAACACGCCCAAGATGCGAAATGTTAGTACATGTATGAAGCAACCACACAATTTCAGATTATTATACGAGCTTGTCAATTGTTTGATCAAAGGCGTCATTACAATGGCAGCTAAACTTTGCTCATGTTTTGAGTACATATGCTACTGTCCAACTGGAATTCACTCGGTCGAAAAAGAAACACAAAATCACGAGCAAAACACACAATCCCAGCTCTGGTAATCGGAGTTCAGGAAAGAGTGTCCGCTGACAGGAACTCACGGCCATAGCGGAAACCAATCAGCTTCATTTACACCTTCTCCAGTGCTGCAGGACTGATTGGAATAATGCCAGAGGATGTGACCAGAGCATCAATAGGAACATCTGTTGAGTTAACCGGGATGATGCCTTCCTCCAGAATTTGCACCGAGTACGAAAGTGCAACTTCAAAAATAAGCAAACCATTAGCATGAATCGTTAGTAAAGAGAATGACAGACAGACCTCACCATAGTTCATGGAAATATGTAATGAAAAAGATTATGTTAAATTAAGGTGAGTATGGAACTTCTGGTTGGCACACATACAAAAAAAAACACCACTTGCTACATCAGCTGAATTGTGGCTTAAAACAGGGAAATACAAGAACTGCCACTCATTCAAACACGCATCAAATGTGTGTCAGCTGTATTAGTCCGCACCGAAATGGCACAACAGCTACCAACCACCACATGTGGCTCACAGAGCAAAAGCACTGGACTAAGAAACATAATAAGATAAGCCAAAATTTTCAATCCAAACTGAGATATAATTTGCATTTTCTTGGCTTGACAGCTATGACGGAAGTATAACCATATATGTGCAGTGTTTGTAGAGTGGCACCTATTATTGTAGGAACGAATAAACAACCTAACAAAATTTGTGGTGCCTAGAACCCTTGAGAactgatatactccctccatcccaattTACATGGCGCCCTTGTATTTAGTGATTACTTGACCATCAACTTGATCAATAATACATGAGTCATGTGTCATAATCACCGGAAACTTTTTTCGAATACAGTTCAATGGTATCTCACTGATTTGTGCTCCCTCGATGTCTCTTATGGATCCCAAACCCGTTCATATGGGCATTTTGAAGTTCATAAGAGAGGCACAAACCCATCCCAGACCAAAAATATGACTACTCGAATTAAACTTTTACTAACTTGATCTAAGAAGTATTATAATTCAAGCTGAGATATTTGCCTGTCAGTCCTACACAAATGAGTATCAAATTAACAACTCGCAACTCCAAGATATGAATTGGACCATGAAAGTAAAACATAAGGGTTTTAGTAGATGATTACAGGATGTAAAGCAAAAAGTTCCAGTAGATGGTAAGAGACTAAGAGGTCACCCGTTGGGTTTTAAGTAGCTTAGAGTATATGGTACTGGAATATAATTCCTAAATCCGTTTCAGTATTGTAATGTATTAAatacaacatactccctccgttcggaataaGTGACactgttttagttcaaatttgaaacatGTTAGCTTTGAGAAACTAACAACGGTGCCAGTACCTCTATCTATTCTATGGTCTCATTTTCTAAATTGCCCACTTTGGTCCTACTCCTACACCCACAGAGTCTACTCaacatttattttggttttattttcaAGGCAGAGGAAATGAAATGGCCTCAAGGCAAAACCTAGCGCGACCAAAAGTATATTTtacacaaaaataatataataaaCTAAAATGCCACAACTTCCTGCAAAGTTGTGCctgaaaagtaaataaagtaaaagaacTGAACTTCTGAAAATATGCATGCCACACCTAGAAGAGGCTGACTCCACCCTTTCTCTTTAGCAAGTTCTTGGTATCTCATCAAGAAAGTATCATAGTACCTATAAAATTGGGCAAACGTGCAAAAATAAATTTAGACAAAGGGAAAAAAAACTCAATGAAGAAATCAAGTGAAACTTGGCATAAATAATATATGAAGCACCCAACAAATAAATAGAAGTACGTATGATGGAGTTGTACAAAGCTAGAGAGTAGAGAATACACAAAGAAAAGATCGATGCTAAGTGTGGTTTGCACATAGAGTTTCACTCTTAACTAAAAGGGAGAAAGTAAGGTCAAATATCCAATCCCATTAATTCCGGATTTTCTACAAGATTCATATTGATGTGCATTAGTTCTAAATCCACATACCACAGCCTGGGCAAAAACCACAAGCTTATAGATTTCAGATGGTCTACTGATTGACAAGCATTGATTTGTTTGCTAGACCAAGAGATTTTATGTGTGTGGATCACCCTAGCCAGGAGTTTCTGCACTGCATCTAAAACATACATATTATTTTCTATCCGGTAACTGTTGTTCCAACAAACAGGCTCCTCTGACACCAGAAATCGGAAGGCATTGAAATCTCAGCATTATTGAACTGCATCATGGAAAATATGCCTGTGAAGCAAAATATAGTAATGACATTTAGTGCTTCTAAATCATTATATTATTTGTTTCATAGCAGACTGCATGAATCAGTTTTTAGCTGGCACTGAAAGTTTGAAATGGAACAATTTCTTAGTCGGGCATTGGATAAAGATGTCACTGCACATCGACAACCTTTTTTTCTTGTGATAGATCTACATTGTCAACTTCAATACAAGGCATTATTGTTAATATCATGATAGGATAACGTGTAGTCCTACCCTCCACCACGTCCTAGTCTTCGGCCAGTTCTGTCAAAAGCTTGTCCTGCATGAATAACAAATATGATCGAATTCAATTTCTAATGTCAAGCATGAGTGACCTCAAGAAAGATAAATGAAAGAAATGAATGTAGGAAAGGATGAAGAGCTTACCGGGCAACACAAAAAGATCAACAGGGGATGAGGCTGACAACACTGTAAGGATTAAAAGTGGCTCAGTTGTAACACATGGAAATAGGGAAAAAAGATCAACAGGGGATGAGGCTGACAACACTGTGGTTACAGATGAAATAGCTTAATAGATAAAATAGGGAAAAGTTTCCACATGGAAATAAACTTCATACCATCTTCACGAGCATTCCCACTAGCATCCAATGGTGACGGTTCCAGAATGTTCATTGAATTTTTAACTAAATCATCCATGGTCGTGATTTTGAACATCCGCATATTGCGGTTTTTATCTTCCACTCGAGGAACATAGATATCCTTTGCTTGTCCATCATGTTCTTAGAACCAAGCAAATCGTCAGACAGAGGAAATAAGACAGAGCATATTTGTATATAGGGCCCAGTTGACTCACCAGGATCTGAGGATAGAACTTCTGCTATTATTTTTGATGTATCAACTTCTCGCAATTGCGCACAGCTTATATAGGCACACAACCGTTTGCTTGCTTTGAACCAAGAAGAGTTCAAAATATTGTTTTGAATAGCCAGATCTGGAAAAACAATAGTGTTTGTACTTGTTAATAAATagatcaacaaaataaactaaCCGTGTTGAAACACAGAATCATACTACACTAGCCCTCACTTCACTTGAGGTCCCCAAAGATTTAAAAGATAAATCATCACAACATAAATCCCACTAGAACCTTTTACTTGCTGACCCTAACACTTGTCATCAGATCAATATACATCCCTAGGCACACGCTTTAATGCTAAGTACTCGGAAAATTGACCTGTTGCTTGTTAAAAATTTCACCACTGTTTTCTATCCCGCACTAACACTCCAGTAGGCAAATCGACGAGCAGCTTGTGGGCAACGCTGTTCCGAGCCAGGAGGGGAGGAGGGAGTGACCTTCGCTGGCGCGCTGATCGGGGGAGAGGGCCTTGAGCGCCCTGCGCACGTCGGACCGCACCGCGCGCTTCTGGTCGGCGACCGCCTGCTGCGCCGCCGTCGACATGGCGGCGAGGGGTGCCGAGGCCGACGCGGCCACTCGCAGGCGCGGGGGAGGGAGCGGGAGGAGGGGGCGGTAGGTGAGGGTGGGGGCGGCGCGGGGCAGGTGGAGGAAGCGCACCATCAGCGAGGACACTGCATTTTTTATCATCCCCGCCTCCCCGTGCCGTCGTGCCGCCGTGTCCCACGCTCACTGCGCGGCCATCTCTCTGCCGCTGCCGCTGGATTCCACGGGCACGGGCGCGCGGTCGGAGCGGACCGCCCGCTGcagggtttttttttttttttgaggggtgccCGCTGCAGGTTTTCTTACATGATTTGCTGTGACGGCCTGGCCCAAGTTGTTTATTCTTCTGCACGGATGATGTCAGAGCAACTGGTAATGATTTTATGTCTCAAAAAAAATGGTAATGATTTTATGTCTCAAAAAAAACTGGTAATGATTTTACATCATGTATGTAATTTCGTTTTGAAGGTAGGCTCTCCAATATGGTGGCACATAGCTTAGCCAAACATATTTACATCTAGATGAGGGACCCCATTTGTGGCTAACCCATCCTCATGACACATATGTAATTCCTATTTCTCGGACTTTCGATCAATAAAGTAAGGCATGTTAACCCTAAAAAAATGGTGGCTCCTATTAAGCCCGTAGGTCGCGCTCGAGAGGAATGGCATGCACCCCCATGCTCCCCCATGCCAACAAGTTGGTCAGGCCATATTTGGTCCTTTCCGGTTTTGGGATGGTTCTACAACCTTCCAAActggtttttatttttttttcttgttttttctttcggtttttattcttctatttttttctccttctcttctaaaatttcgtttttattttattcttcctctttctttttatTTGTATATTTTATTTCATATTTTCCAAATTTGCAAGCATTTTGCTGCAATATGGAAAAAAATCAAATcgctgaacattttctgaaatacacTTTTTGTTTatcgaattcaaaaaatgttttcaaattcaacaattgtTCATCAAACTCCAAAAACGTTCACGATTTTCAGAAGAAAATTCATCATATTCAAAAAGTCCTTATCAATCTGGAAAAATGTTCtcgaattcaaaatatgttcacgaaATTAAAAAAAAGTAttaattgaatttaaattttgaacaTCAACATGCAGTCTTGGAAATCACGAACATTTTATGAATCAATTAACATTTTTGtaaaatttatgaatattttttgaattcacaataTTTTTTCAATATGCGAACatgtttttcaaaatcatgaacatcttATGATTTctggaacatttttcaaaaattcaCTTTTTAAAATTTGAAACTTTTTTAAAATTAAGAATTATttgaaagaagaaaaaaggaaaaaataaaaggaaaaaatgcaAAAACTTTGGCATCCAGCCCCATTCATGGGCCGGCTCAATAGGGGTGCGCACATGTTCGGCCACGCCTCACGTGCCAAATAGGGGATCCCAGAGCAACCAGTCAATGGGTACTCCTTCGGGAGCCCCGCAAGGGTCATTTTTTGGTGGGCAGGAAGCCTGCCACTTGGTGCGTTCTCAGCCGTTGTCACGTATCGCGTGTTGGGTGCTtccttcattttttttattttttccgtaCACGTTTTCGGcttttagttttttttatttttatttttttggctttCCGGTTTTCTATCGGTTTTTCttaggtttttgaaaaaaaaacaaattcgaAAAAAAGTATGTGAGCAAACATGATTTCTTTTTTTTCCTTGCGAGAGGCACAAGTTTATTTCTTGTCGAGGCACAGATTTGCTCTTGCGGGAGACATTGTGCTTCTCAGAAAAACGAAAAATCGCATTTTTTTCACCACGAAGGGCATAGATTTACCTCTCATGAAGGCATAGATTTTTCTTCGTAAGAGGCACAGTTGTGCCTCTCGGGAAAAGGGAAAAAtatatgttttcttttttttttcttacgCGAGAGGCACAAATTTACGTCATGTATGTAATTTCGTTGTGAAAGTAGGCTCTCCAATATGGTGGCACATAGCTTAGCCAAACATATTTACATCTAGATGCGGGACCCCATTTGTGGCTAATCCATGCTCATGACACATATGTAATTCCTATTTTTCGAACTTTCGATCAATAAAGTAAGGCATGTTAACCCTAAAAATATGGCGGCTCCTATTAAGCCCGTAGGTCGCGCTCGAGAGGAATGGCGTGCACCCCCTGCTCGCACGTGTGAACAAGTTGGTCAGCCCATATTTGGTGCTTTCCGTTTTTGGGATGGTTCTACAACCTTCCCAAActggttttccttttttttttcttgttttttttttcggtttttagtcttctattttttttccttctcttctaAATTTCCGTTTTTCTTTTAttcttcctttttcattttatttgtATATTTTATTTCATATTTTCCAAATTTGCGAGCATTTTGCTGCAATATGGAAAAAAAATCAAATcgctgaacattttctgaaatacaaTTTTTGTTTATCGAATTCAAAAAATCTTTTCAAATTCAACATTTTTTCATCGAACTCAAAAAAAAGTTCACGATTTTCAGAAGAAAATTCATCATATTCAAAAAGTGTTCATCAATCTGGAAAAATGTTctcgaattcaaaaaatgttcatgaaattaaaaaaatattaattgaatttaaattttgaagaTCAACATGCAGTCTtggaaatcacgaacattttttgaatcaattaacattttttaaaatttatgaatattttttcaatatGTGAACATGTTTTTcagaatcatgaacattttataaaccATGAACATCTTATGATTgctggaaaaaaattcaaaaaatcactTTTTAAAATTTGAAACTTTTTTAAAATTAAGAATTAAttggaagaagaaaaaataaaaaaataaaaggaaaaatgcAAAAACTTTCGCATCCAGCCCCGTTCATGGGCCGGCTCAATAGAGGTGCGCACATGTTCGCCCACGCCTCACGCGCCAAATAGGGGATCCCAGAGCAACTAGTCAATGAGTACTCCTTGGGGAGCCCCGCAAGGGTCATTTTTTGGTGGGCAGAAAGCCTGCCACTTGGCGCGTTCTTAGCCACTGTCTCATGTCGCGTGTTGGGCGCTTCCttcatttttttttaatttttccgtaCACGTTTTCGGCTTTTagattatttttttgattttttcggCTTTCCGGTTTTTCttaggttttttttaaaaaaaattgaaaaaagtacGTGAGGAAACATGATTTCTTTTGTTTCCTTGCGAGAGGCACAAGTTTATTTCTCGTCGAGTCACAGATTTGCTCTTGCGGGAGACACTGTGCTTCTCAGAAAaacgaaaaaacgtgtttttttcacCGCTAAGGGCACAGATTCACCTCTCATGAAGGCATAGATTTTCTTTCGTAAGAGGCACAGTTGTGCCTCTTGGGAAAAGGGAAAAATatatgttttatttttttcttacacGAGAGGCACAAATTTAGTTCGCGTGTAGGCACAAACTTTCTTCCGTGAGATGCACAGTTCTGCCTTCTCAGGAAAAGGTAAAAACGCTTTTATTTTCTTCGCGAGAGGCACATGTTTACTTTTCGTGGAGTGCTACTTGTGAGTAGCGTTGGAATTTTCCCCCatgaggaagggtgaagcaatatagtcggataagtatttccctcggtgagaaccaaagttatcgaaccaataggaggaCCACACAAATCCTCGTCGTCAGCAGCTGcaaacacaaaagcaaatacttgcacccaatgtaGGCAAgatggttgtcaatccccttgagctcgttggttgcaaggattaaatcttgcagtggtagatagataaaattgcagcaaggtattttttattttagtaatatgattaaggTAGACCCGGggacatagttttcactagaggctttttTCTGGaacaatagcatacggtgggtaaacaaattactgttggacaactgatagaaaagcgcatagttatgacattattcatgggaatgatcacatatataggcatcacatccctgacaagtagaccgacacctgcctacatctactactattactccaccaatcgaccgttatccagcatgcatctatggtattaagttcatcataaatagagtaacgctttaagcaagatgacatgatgtacacaaagtaaactcaagcaatatgaataaaccccattgttttatccttaatggcaataataAAAATGTGTGCCTCGTTACCCCTTCTGTCACGAGGTgaggacacttcaagattgaaccaATTACAGAAAAcgagaatataagaaatggtgaaagtcCAGAAAACGGGAATGCGAAACAggagagaaatagagagatagatccaatctcggaggggatcctaCCTTCCGGGAGCCATGgcggccatggactagaggggaaatcCTCCTCCCATCTGGGGGGAtgccaaggaagaaggaggaggaggggcgctctcctcctctcttccggtggtgctAGAGTGCCGCCGAGGGAACCAtcatgacgacgatctacaccaaaaACTTCGcccctgtaggaccttgaagtatgtctagagggggtgattagactacttgaccaataaaaacttaacattttcccaattttagagtttggcagatttttagctactttaggacaagtcaagcaatcatcacacaattcaagcaagcatgcaaagagtatataggtagcggaaattaaagcatgcaacttgcaagaaagtaaagggaagggtttggaggattcaaacgcaattggagacacggatgtttttggcgtggttccgataggtggtgctatcgtacatccacgttgatgaagacttcaacccacgaagggtaacggctgcgcgagtccacggagggctccacccacgaagggtccacgaagaagcaaccttgtctatcccaccatggccatcacccacgaaggacttgcctcactagcggtagatcttcacaagtaggcgatctccttgcccttagaaactccttggttcaactccacaatcttgtcggaggctctcaagtgacacctagccaatctaggagacaccactctccaagaagtaacaaatggtgcgttgatgatgaacttcttgctcttgtgcttcaaatgatagtctccccaacactcaactctctctcataggttttggatctggtggaaagaagatttgagtggaaagcaacttggggaaggctagagatcaagattcatatggtaggaatggaatatcttggtctcaacacatgagtaggtggttctctctcagaaatggtaagttggaagtgtaggttcgttctgatggctctcttcacgaatgaagaggaggtggaggggtatatatagcctccacacaaaatctaatcgttacacacaatttaccaaactcggtgggaccgaatcgttaaactcggtcgaaccgatttagtaaacctagtgaccgttagtgattttcggtgggactgacatgcatctcggtgagaccgattcggttagggttagggcataatgtaatctcggtaagaccgattacacaaactcggtgagaccgatttggtaataagctttccaaagagttggtcaggtaaactcggtgggaccgatttgctcttttcggtaagaccgaaatgttacaaaaagaaaacagagagtttacattgcaatctcggtgggaccgatcgctcacttcggttagaccaaaacattatgaagggaaacagagagattgcaaccccatctcggtgagaccgagatccctatcggtaagaccgtttgcttagggtttgtggcagtggatatgacttttggaatcggtggcgccagataggaagaatcggtgtgaccgattttggctttgggtttaggtcatttgtggatgtgggaaagtagttgagggttttggagcatatcactaagtgaaggaaatatgccctagaggcaataataaagttattatttatttcattatatcatgataaatgtttattattcatgctagaattgtattaaccgtaaacaaaatacatgtgtgaatacatagacaaacatagtgtcactagtatgcctctacttgactagctcgtttatcaaagatggttatgtttcctagccatggacaaaagagttgtcatttgattaacgggatcacataattaggagaatgatgtgattgacatgacccattccgttagcctagcacttgatcgtttagtatattgttattgctttcttcatgacttatacatgttcctgtaactatgagattatgcaactcccgtttaccggaggaaaactttgggtgctaccaaacgtcacaacgtaactgggtgattataaaggagtactacaggtgtctccgaaggtacatgttgggttggcgtatttcgagattaggttttgtcactccgattgtcggagaggtatctctgggccctctcggtaatgcacatcactataagccttgcaagcaatgtagctaatgagttagttacggaatgatgcattacgtaacgagtaaagagacttgccggtag is a window encoding:
- the LOC123044437 gene encoding 5-formyltetrahydrofolate cyclo-ligase, mitochondrial isoform X1 yields the protein MIKNAVSSLMVRFLHLPRAAPTLTYRPLLPLPPPRLRVAASASAPLAAMSTAAQQAVADQKRAVRSDVRRALKALSPDQRASEDLAIQNNILNSSWFKASKRLCAYISCAQLREVDTSKIIAEVLSSDPEHDGQAKDIYVPRVEDKNRNMRMFKITTMDDLVKNSMNILEPSPLDASGNAREDVLSASSPVDLFVLPGQAFDRTGRRLGRGGGYYDTFLMRYQELAKEKGWSQPLLVALSYSVQILEEGIIPVNSTDVPIDALVTSSGIIPISPAALEKV
- the LOC123044437 gene encoding 5-formyltetrahydrofolate cyclo-ligase, mitochondrial isoform X2, encoding MIKNAVSSLMVRFLHLPRAAPTLTYRPLLPLPPPRLRVAASASAPLAAMSTAAQQAVADQKRAVRSDVRRALKALSPDQRASEDLAIQNNILNSSWFKASKRLCAYISCAQLREVDTSKIIAEVLSSDPEHDGQAKDIYVPRVEDKNRNMRMFKITTMDDLVKNSMNILEPSPLDASGNAREDVLSASSPVDLFVLPGQAFDRTGRRLGRGGGYYDTFLMRYQELAKEKGWSQPLLVALSYSVQILEEGIIPVNSTDVPIDALVTSSGIIPISPAALEKV